The Raphanus sativus cultivar WK10039 chromosome 2, ASM80110v3, whole genome shotgun sequence DNA segment TGTCAGTCAAGAAGTCAAAACCCAACACAGAAAGAAGTTCTCTTGAAGAATTAACCAAAGTTTGTCAAAGTTTAGTAGCTCTTCTCAAGTCCTTTCCGAGAAAGAAGGATATCCCTGCAATTTTGAACAAATGGGAGGTAAATATGTTCTGTAAAATAGCTTATGAGAATTATTTGCTTCTTGTTTGACTGCGTTAATGTCTTTGCTTGGTTTTTTTTACACAGAGAACAAGAGACTCTAGATGGCCATTAAAAAGAGATTCTTGGAGGGATAAGCGACCGGATAACATTCCCCCACAGTATGTTCAGAGTGAAGGTATTATAATAACTTTTAACAATGttgtatttaattatatataagcatatatttttttataagattCGTGGGTGGATTTGAGTAAACATTTTCCAGTGAGGggcaatataattattttagctCCTTTTTTTAATAGGTGATTGCTGGGCCATTGCTTTCTATAGGCAATGGTCCACAAGGGCGAAGTCAAAAGGAGCGTCTCGTCCAGAATTAACACTGGAGAAACTCAAGAGTGGAGTTTCTTTCCGCTACCGGACTGGTGATGGCCAATTAGGGAAGTTAGATGATGCTGTGGAGTTCATGAAAAATGAACATTATGTGGATGAAATGTTTATACACGTGAAGCCCTCGGGAGATTCCGAAGATGACAAGTTTGAGCGATTAATTGAACATCTTCTGATAGATGGACCAGTGGCCGTATCATTTGATTATTTCCCAAGTTACCGTACTAGCGAAGTAAGTTTTGATATTTCCAACATTTTTCTGAAATCTTATATGACCTTTTTTTTCCttgtaaaaacaatttttattttttttcagggAAGGATTCTATCTCCAACGTTGACCGAGCGCCTTAGAAATTCCTACGAACATACTGCTGGTAAGCATGTTGGGTTGTTGATGGGTAGTGGGATTGAGTTAGTCGATGGAGAACCTAAACACTTCTGGGATATTTACGAATCTCGTGGGTCGGCATATAGAGATTGTGGGTTTGATAAATTGGCTCGCCATGAGGGGCTAATCCTAGAAGCCACCGAGATGAGGCTCTAATCATAGCaggtatatgtatttatatatctctaaaacaatatatattatctaattttgtCTTGGTGTTCTAGGTCGACGGTGAAGTTCCTTAACTGATCGACGGTGACGATCTTATAACTTATCGACCGTGAAGTTATCTATTTCAGACTGGAAGGACTCAGCCTACTTATCTTATTGAATATATTCGGTTAACTACGTTTTAGTTGTTCAATTGTTCTAATTAGTTAAACTTAGTTACCTTCTGCCTTCTACTAGTAGTTCTTTTAATTAATCAGCTTGAATAACATAGAAAGTTACAAATTCATGAGTGTTTTATCATGTAACTTTCGATACTTAAATCTTCAatagtcgacaaaaaaaaaagaaaaaagaactaCAGACATGCAATTAAATATGATTGAACaccgaatcaaaccaaaacGAAATAAGTTATCCAAAGACTTTGATTAATACATATGCTCGAACCATCCGGTTTAGGTTCGCTTCGCTTTCAAAATTCAAGCTGATGAACAAGAACAAACGGTGACGTATATGGGGGGCAAAGCGACCAGACTCTCTTCTTCCGCTTTCCCAGCTGGCAGAAATTAGAAACCCTAAACTCCCTTTTCTCTCTCAAATCTCTCGTCCTCTCGTACTCGAACAATGGAGTTCTGGGGTAAAGACGAACTTCTCTCTATGTCTTGTCTCGGCTTGGATCAACTCATTTTCATCAAAATGTCATCTTTGTCTCATACATTTGGTGTTCCTCTGCTATTTTGACTATATGAACGATACAATCTGTTACACCTGTCTTAGGCTCTCTAGTTTACGATGTTGATGCTCGTTTATTGTCTGTCAGATCCATTTCAAAACCCAACCAACCTGTTTGAATCGGTTCTTTTTTATGTCCTGGTAGCTTATCTTTTTGTAGTTATCTCCTCTGTTGATTAATGTtgattttctcctttttttgaATGTAATAATTAAGGAGCTAAAGTTAAGGCGGGTAAGACTCTCAAAGTGAAGCCTGGTGATAACTGTCTCATCCACATTTCTCAGGTTAATTTCTGTTACTAGTTACCAGGATTCTAAAT contains these protein-coding regions:
- the LOC108839929 gene encoding uncharacterized protein LOC108839929 produces the protein MEFWGAKVKAGKTLKVKPGDNCLIHISQASLGKAEKGVSALLYATVDDKKLLLGTVSQDISFDHLLFDREFELSHSLDRGYVHFIGHQRNKKKRRANNESSKVSVSVKKSKPNTERSSLEELTKVCQSLVALLKSFPRKKDIPAILNKWERTRDSRWPLKRDSWRDKRPDNIPPQYVQSEGDCWAIAFYRQWSTRAKSKGASRPELTLEKLKSGVSFRYRTGDGQLGKLDDAVEFMKNEHYVDEMFIHVKPSGDSEDDKFERLIEHLLIDGPVAVSFDYFPSYRTSEGRILSPTLTERLRNSYEHTAGKHVGLLMGSGIELVDGEPKHFWDIYESRGSAYRDCGFDKLARHEGLILEATEMRL